One genomic segment of Drosophila willistoni isolate 14030-0811.24 chromosome 2R unlocalized genomic scaffold, UCI_dwil_1.1 Seg200, whole genome shotgun sequence includes these proteins:
- the LOC6641587 gene encoding neural cell adhesion molecule 2: MRLIGFMLNLAALTGAVLANHHDSLTLSPAEHSVVRYTNESLIVQCRSPHPDVKLHWKSPKGEVIREHKGRIHIEQTAPDQLKIVFAHIVLADKGNWSCESTEGGPHSKSFDLIVYQKITFADNATILTVKEGQNATIYCEVKGEPQPNVTWHFNGQPISAETDATKFLILADGLLINKVTQSDTGEYTCRAYQVNSIVSDMQERTVLMKIEHKPFWTNKQFVSMQYAYINGTATISCEAQAEPPATFTWHRKQKHLHSNDKLYTIETDNYSSRLTIRVHNASVFDGYRCHVANHLGTIDRVKQLEQGEKPPVPVTFQLRGFNSNTFDVDVSVPRGQERGLMDVNGFRIEYMTELEFKTDGGKWTNAKRKDFPFEEGATFLITNLEPDTAYLMRAASRNLAGYSDYTKVEKYRTLSLEPRSSAGILLPVINHLLLPALAMWLLGH; this comes from the exons GGGCCGTCTTGGCCAATCACCATGACAGTCTTACGTTGAGCCCGGCCGAGCATAGTGTCGTCCGGTATACAAATGAATCGCTCATTGTCCAATGTCGCAGTCCCCATCCGGATGTGAAGCTGCATTGGAAATCGCCGAAAGGTGAAGTTATACGCGAGCACAAAGGACGCATACATATTGAACAAACTGCACCAG ATCAATTGAAAATCGTTTTTGCCCACATCGTATTGGCCGACAAGGGCAATTGGTCTTGTGAATCAACTGAGGGAGGACCGCATAGTAAATCCTTCGATTTGATTGTGTATC AGAAAATTACATTCGCCGACAATGCTACTATACTGACCGTAAAAGAGGGACAAAATGCAACCATTTATTGTGAGGTGAAAGGTGAACCACAACCAAATGTCACCTGGCATTTCAATGGACAGCCCATTAGTGCAGAAA CGGACGCAACGAAATTTCTCATCCTGGCCGATGGTttgctcatcaacaaggtGACACAGAGTGACACTGGCGAATATACGTGCCGGGCATACCAAGTGAATTCGATTGTTTCCGATATGCAGGAGCGAACCGTTTTGATGAAAATCGAAC ACAAACCGTTTTGGACTAACAAACAGTTTGTAAGCATGCAGTATGCCTATATCAATGGAACGGCCACGATTTCGTGTGAGGCACAGGCGGAACCGCCGGCAACCTTCACTTGGCATCGCAAACAGAAGCATTTGCACAGCAATGACAAACTGTACACAATCGAAACGGACAACTACTCATCCCGGTTAACTATTCGCGTTCATAATGCCAGCGTGTTTGATGGCTATCGTTGTCATGTTGCAAATCATCTGGGCACCATTGATCGAGTCAAGCAATTGGAGCAGGGAGAGAAACCACCAGTGCCAGTGACCTTCCAATTGCGTGGCTTCAACTCGAATACCTTCGATGTGGACGTGAGTGTTCCACGTGGCCAGGAGCGTGGTCTCATGGATGTAAATGGTTTTCGCATTGAATATATGACCGAGTTGGAGTTCAAGACGGACGGCGGCAAGTGGACCAATGCCAAGCGTAAGGATTTCCCCTTCGAAGAAG GTGCCACTTTTTTGATCACGAACCTAGAACCTGATACTGCTTATCTGATGCGGGCCGCCTCACGTAACCTGGCCGGCTATAGTGACTACACCAAGGTAGAGAAGTACAGGACATTGTCACTTGAACCCCGCTCATCGGCAGGCATCCTTTTACCTGTCATTAATCATCTCCTTTTGCCCGCGTTGGCCATGTGGCTGTTGGGACATTGA
- the LOC26529621 gene encoding uncharacterized protein LOC26529621 isoform X2, whose product MMESSDSERSYLRFLRARDRVNKAIRKHSLAKQIRKEIRMRAGGSAGPCSSSTSTRGQKKNLVCFEEANDKCVSQSKTQCKGESANTCPAHSTPMHNQCQLKRECENSSCQCQESCQCSQATKCQCKKPQKSAHCCQCNEPPVRPCHCNDKASQTPCVVCECKREPKRSCSCQFKETDEENEVSSKSSKKDLKEEKKKRKKDEKKDKKVAKKKNSDRSKRAKKHKEDSDNDDACSCCSCEEETVKKSSKKKTKSGSATPNSSDSSRRRWSCKGRSTKKSTSNKGNQRQQISANSKKKTQACSCCSCEEPKPCDCCSCQSATCSCHESTSCCEESPVCQQEENVACGSSHIQKPCTDCSMIPEISQQICELQKRLELKAKEDCVQSELLKDICSKVNDLSCTVKTLTKQCKEQSKMMCPAAALPPPKPPCQPKCEPCPKKKVSSTCQFCCDKNLPVLNDLKCALLDVIGKRQFDDVVLTILLRADNVYHVNIKDINNGSVLGCLLVNDVAIKDANKFGLFKQVLTFFMIDVRNTLKPCESVFGITFEYVKEKRQCGGSLSIDCQKDVAPRGQSSVDHRNIIAEIFGLPLKNLSEVYSTTHACTIANVRAKFFDHHLKSSSCNYDSQRQPHKTERKPLLLKLKKCDSLKRIVPIKCDKTKFFNRIESLLEFAECDSKLVLTDDDLGYPIREIEVTSLSDIELQSSR is encoded by the exons ATGATGGAGAGTT CTGATTCAGAACGATCTTATTTGAGATTTCTTCGTGCCAGAGATCGAGTCAACAAGGCCATAAGGAAGCACTCATTGGCGAAGCAAATTCGAAAAGAAATTCGTATGAGGGCAGGTGGGTCTGCGGGACCTTGCAGTTCGTCCACTTCGACAAGGGGCCAGAAAaagaatttagtttgttttgaAGAAGCCAATGACAAATGCGTTTCTCAGTCAAAAACACAGTGTAAGGGAGAATCGGCAAATACATGTCCTGCCCATTCCACGCCTATGCATAATCAATGTCAATTAAAGCGAGAATGTGAAAATAGTTCTTGTCAATGTCAAGAAAGTTGTCAATGCAGTCAAGCCACTAAATGTCAGTGCAAGAAACCTCAAAAATCTGCTCATTGCTGCCAGTGCAATGAACCACCTGTAAGACCTTGCCATTGCAATGACAAAGCATCGCAAACTCCGTGTGTGGTGTGTGAATGCAAAAGGGAACCTAAAAGATCTTGTTCTTGTCAATTCAAAGAAACAGATGAGGAGAATGAAGTTAGTAGCAAAAGCAGTAAGAAGGATCtcaaagaagaaaagaaaaaaagaaagaaggatGAAAAGAAAGACAAGAAAGtggcaaagaaaaagaatagTGACAG ATCAAAGCGGGCAAAGAAGCATAAAGAGGATTCTGACAATGATGATGCATGTTCCTGTTGCTCATGCGAGGAAGAAACGGTGAAAAAATCTAGCAAAAAGAAGACTAAATCAGGAAGTGCTACTCCAAATTCTTCTGACTCCAGTCGCAGACGATGGTCGTGCAAGGGTCGCTCAACCAAGAAATCTACTTCTAACAAGGGAAATCAAAGGCAGCAGATTTCAGCGAATTCTAAGAAAAAGACACAAGCTTGTAGTTGCTGTTCCTGTGAAGAGCCTAAGCCGTGTGACTGTTGCTCCTGCCAGTCAGCTACTTGCTCTTGCCACGAATCTACCAGTTGTTGCGAAGAGTCCCCTGTCTGCCAACAGGAGGAAAATGTTGCATGCGGCAGCAGCCACATACAAAAACCTTGCACCGATTGCTCAATGATTCCAGAAATCTCACAACAAATTTGTGAACTGCAAAAACGTTTGGAACTCAAAGCCAAAGAGGATTGTGTTCAAAGTGAACTTCTGAAGGACATATGTAGCAAGGTCAATGACCTCTCTTGCACAGTTAAAACCCTTACAAAACAATGCAAAGAGCAGTCTAAGATGATGTGTCCTGCTGCAGCTTTGCCACCACCAAAACCACCATGTCAACCAAAGTGTGAACCTTGTCCGAAGAAGAAAGTTTCAAGTACTTGCCAATTTTGTTGTGATAAAAATCTGCCAGTCCTAAACGATTTGAAATGTGCACTACTCGATGTTATAGGCAAACGCCAATTTGACGATGTGGTGCTTACTATACTCCTTAGGGCAGATAATGTATATCATGTTAACATAAAAGATATAAATAATGGATCAGTCCTTGGCTGCTTGCTAGTCAATGATGTGGCCATTAAGGATGCCAACAAATTTGGCCTTTTCAAGCAGGTTTTAACATTCTTTATGATAGACGTTCGCAATACGCTAAAGCCCTGTGAATCAGTTTTCGGTATCACATTCGAGTATGTAAAAGAAAAGCGGCAATGTGGCGGCTCATTGTCAATAGATTGCCAAAAAGATGTCGCTCCCAGAGGACAGAGCTCAGTAGATCACAGAAATATTATAGCAGAAATTTTTGGTTTACCCTTAAAAAACCTGAGTGAAGTATATAGCACAACCCATGCATGTACAATAGCTAATGTTCGTGCTAAGTTTTTTGATCACCATTTAAAATCAAGTTCATGTAATTATGATTCTCAGCGCCAACCACATAAAACTGAGAGAAAGCCtcttttgttgaaattgaaaaaatgtgACTCTCTCAAAAGAATTGTGCCAATCAAATGTGATAAAACCAAGTTCTTCAACCGCATTGAGAGTCTTCTTGAATTTGCCGAATGTGACAGTAAGTTAGTTTTGACTGACGATGATTTGGGCTATCCAATTCGGGAGATTGAAGTGACATCGTTATCTGATATTGAATTGCAGTCCTCGAGGTAG
- the LOC26529621 gene encoding uncharacterized protein LOC26529621 isoform X1, with protein MMESSDSERSYLRFLRARDRVNKAIRKHSLAKQIRKEIRMRAGGSAGPCSSSTSTRGQKKNLVCFEEANDKCVSQSKTQCKGESANTCPAHSTPMHNQCQLKRECENSSCQCQESCQCSQATKCQCKKPQKSAHCCQCNEPPVRPCHCNDKASQTPCVVCECKREPKRSCSCQFKETDEENEVSSKSSKKDLKEEKKKRKKDEKKDKKVAKKKNSDRSKRAKKHKEDSDNDSGRSKRAKKHKEDSDNDDACSCCSCEEETVKKSSKKKTKSGSATPNSSDSSRRRWSCKGRSTKKSTSNKGNQRQQISANSKKKTQACSCCSCEEPKPCDCCSCQSATCSCHESTSCCEESPVCQQEENVACGSSHIQKPCTDCSMIPEISQQICELQKRLELKAKEDCVQSELLKDICSKVNDLSCTVKTLTKQCKEQSKMMCPAAALPPPKPPCQPKCEPCPKKKVSSTCQFCCDKNLPVLNDLKCALLDVIGKRQFDDVVLTILLRADNVYHVNIKDINNGSVLGCLLVNDVAIKDANKFGLFKQVLTFFMIDVRNTLKPCESVFGITFEYVKEKRQCGGSLSIDCQKDVAPRGQSSVDHRNIIAEIFGLPLKNLSEVYSTTHACTIANVRAKFFDHHLKSSSCNYDSQRQPHKTERKPLLLKLKKCDSLKRIVPIKCDKTKFFNRIESLLEFAECDSKLVLTDDDLGYPIREIEVTSLSDIELQSSR; from the exons ATGATGGAGAGTT CTGATTCAGAACGATCTTATTTGAGATTTCTTCGTGCCAGAGATCGAGTCAACAAGGCCATAAGGAAGCACTCATTGGCGAAGCAAATTCGAAAAGAAATTCGTATGAGGGCAGGTGGGTCTGCGGGACCTTGCAGTTCGTCCACTTCGACAAGGGGCCAGAAAaagaatttagtttgttttgaAGAAGCCAATGACAAATGCGTTTCTCAGTCAAAAACACAGTGTAAGGGAGAATCGGCAAATACATGTCCTGCCCATTCCACGCCTATGCATAATCAATGTCAATTAAAGCGAGAATGTGAAAATAGTTCTTGTCAATGTCAAGAAAGTTGTCAATGCAGTCAAGCCACTAAATGTCAGTGCAAGAAACCTCAAAAATCTGCTCATTGCTGCCAGTGCAATGAACCACCTGTAAGACCTTGCCATTGCAATGACAAAGCATCGCAAACTCCGTGTGTGGTGTGTGAATGCAAAAGGGAACCTAAAAGATCTTGTTCTTGTCAATTCAAAGAAACAGATGAGGAGAATGAAGTTAGTAGCAAAAGCAGTAAGAAGGATCtcaaagaagaaaagaaaaaaagaaagaaggatGAAAAGAAAGACAAGAAAGtggcaaagaaaaagaatagTGACAGATCAAAGCGGGCAAAGAAGCATAAAGAGGATTCTGACAATGATAGTGGCAGATCAAAGCGGGCAAAGAAGCATAAAGAGGATTCTGACAATGATGATGCATGTTCCTGTTGCTCATGCGAGGAAGAAACGGTGAAAAAATCTAGCAAAAAGAAGACTAAATCAGGAAGTGCTACTCCAAATTCTTCTGACTCCAGTCGCAGACGATGGTCGTGCAAGGGTCGCTCAACCAAGAAATCTACTTCTAACAAGGGAAATCAAAGGCAGCAGATTTCAGCGAATTCTAAGAAAAAGACACAAGCTTGTAGTTGCTGTTCCTGTGAAGAGCCTAAGCCGTGTGACTGTTGCTCCTGCCAGTCAGCTACTTGCTCTTGCCACGAATCTACCAGTTGTTGCGAAGAGTCCCCTGTCTGCCAACAGGAGGAAAATGTTGCATGCGGCAGCAGCCACATACAAAAACCTTGCACCGATTGCTCAATGATTCCAGAAATCTCACAACAAATTTGTGAACTGCAAAAACGTTTGGAACTCAAAGCCAAAGAGGATTGTGTTCAAAGTGAACTTCTGAAGGACATATGTAGCAAGGTCAATGACCTCTCTTGCACAGTTAAAACCCTTACAAAACAATGCAAAGAGCAGTCTAAGATGATGTGTCCTGCTGCAGCTTTGCCACCACCAAAACCACCATGTCAACCAAAGTGTGAACCTTGTCCGAAGAAGAAAGTTTCAAGTACTTGCCAATTTTGTTGTGATAAAAATCTGCCAGTCCTAAACGATTTGAAATGTGCACTACTCGATGTTATAGGCAAACGCCAATTTGACGATGTGGTGCTTACTATACTCCTTAGGGCAGATAATGTATATCATGTTAACATAAAAGATATAAATAATGGATCAGTCCTTGGCTGCTTGCTAGTCAATGATGTGGCCATTAAGGATGCCAACAAATTTGGCCTTTTCAAGCAGGTTTTAACATTCTTTATGATAGACGTTCGCAATACGCTAAAGCCCTGTGAATCAGTTTTCGGTATCACATTCGAGTATGTAAAAGAAAAGCGGCAATGTGGCGGCTCATTGTCAATAGATTGCCAAAAAGATGTCGCTCCCAGAGGACAGAGCTCAGTAGATCACAGAAATATTATAGCAGAAATTTTTGGTTTACCCTTAAAAAACCTGAGTGAAGTATATAGCACAACCCATGCATGTACAATAGCTAATGTTCGTGCTAAGTTTTTTGATCACCATTTAAAATCAAGTTCATGTAATTATGATTCTCAGCGCCAACCACATAAAACTGAGAGAAAGCCtcttttgttgaaattgaaaaaatgtgACTCTCTCAAAAGAATTGTGCCAATCAAATGTGATAAAACCAAGTTCTTCAACCGCATTGAGAGTCTTCTTGAATTTGCCGAATGTGACAGTAAGTTAGTTTTGACTGACGATGATTTGGGCTATCCAATTCGGGAGATTGAAGTGACATCGTTATCTGATATTGAATTGCAGTCCTCGAGGTAG